The Amblyomma americanum isolate KBUSLIRL-KWMA chromosome 2, ASM5285725v1, whole genome shotgun sequence genome contains the following window.
ATCCTAGCTACCCGAGGATGAAACTAGTATGCGTTCGGCCAACGACTTTCCACACGACAGGAAAATCTTGACCCGTCCAGCACTACGAAAATCCTAAAGCTGCGCGGAAACCCCAGTGCACCTCTTAGTCATGCAACAAGAACGAGCGCACTACAATATAGTGCTATAGTTATGCTGCGCCTCGAATTCTTAATTGAAGATCTGGCTTTGCGTGAGGACGTAACTTATAGTTGGAAGAATGATATAGCGCGTCTAAGCAAAGGATATCTGGGGCGCGTCTGAGCGTTCATTCTTGGCCAACCTCAGTTTGAGGACCATTTGGACCTTCCATCGAGAATTTCTCCGCCCCAGGTGAGGCGGGAGGGAGGTTGGTCGCTCCCTTCATCCCTGCCTTAAAAAGCTCGGCCAAGCGTTGCTCTCCCACCTGTCATGGAGCAGATTCCGACGGCTAGCGGCAGCTTGCGTTTGACCACGAAGAGCCTCTCGAGGAAAGGATTCTACGTCGCTCCCCTGTGCTTGGAGTCTTCGACTGCCGAAGGCCTCCGGACAGGCTGTGCGCCGCTGTGCATCTTGCGACCGTACCATACTCCGCAGCACACGAGTACGATGTAGTACAGGAGCACGGCGCACACGACTGGAAGGTCGACCGCCATGGCAAGCAGGTCTTCTGTTCGCACGCGCCGCcacgcgatgatgatgatgatgtcctcaggcataatggcacatacccacgacgctGACTCGTGCTTTGGAGGGATAGGACACCATCGATTGGACTGGATCGGATTGGATGGATTAGATTCtatctttttcctcttcttttatGCGATATCGTAAGAGCCCCATGTCCCCCCACCGACAGCAGGTGTCCCACTGCGCAACTTTCAAGGTGGCAAGTGGCACCTTAGCAGGTGACAATAGCACGGAAGAGCCAGCTGCGACATGCCGCCTGCAGCGGGAGGCAGGTGACAAAGTGGAAAGAGGGAATACCGCTCTCCACTTGCATGGTAAATGTGGCCATGCAAAGCATCTCACAACGAGGTTATTAAGCTATCGCACTGTCGCAGCTAATTGTAATTATAAGCGTCCTCCAAGTTACTGCAGAAGGCAGGCGTGGGATGGCCGAAGGCTGGGGAAATTCCTGGGGAAATTTCCGCGCTCACGCAGAAAACTCTTAGTGGTGCACTATTaccttcaagcactcatttagcgagtacacgagctatttgctaaacaagcagcaggaaaaaagcgagcaataataataattggttttgggggaaaggaaaaggcgcagtatctgtctcatatgtcggaggacacctgaaccgcgcggtaagggaagggataagggagggagtgaaagaagagaggaagaaagggatgccgtaatggagggctccggaataatttcgaccacctgaggacttttaacgtgcactgacatcgcacagcacacgggtgcctcagcgtttttcctccataaaaaatcagccgccgcggtcgggtaaatGTCAAAATTAAACGCATAGAGCCGGTGCAGTCACGCGGCGCGCATGATTTTCTATTTTTGTTTAGGATGTCTAAAATAGGATGTGTCTGTCTGGAGGCAGCTCGAAGTGCTTGCGTGTTCCTTTTTGAGCTTGCTGTGAGGTGTGTTTGGGGCCATCCTCTGCCACGGATGTTGTTCTAAGATATTACTATACGTCGGAACCACTGGTCTGGGCTCTAGTGGGTCCTCCCCAAGGTGAAGGAACTAAGCGAATACATATACATTTGAGTGCGCCCACATAATGCCGACTCTACAGTCTAGCCGGCTTGTTTCAAACGGCATGACCACGCTTACACCATACACCTTACACCACGCTCACATGGCATGACCATGGCACATGCTATGGCCATGCCATGGTCATCGAGCTCATGGCATTGGGGCTGGAGGCTCTCGCTCGGTATAGAAATCGCTGCTTGAATGCAGACCAAAGAGTGCCAGGCTACGCCGTTCCTGAAGATTTATCGCGGAGGTTTACCActcatctctattaaacagcgtgcgctaacaggacgtacacaggaaacttggagacagaggaaagaagcgcttctttcctttgtctccaagtttcctgtgtacgtcctgttagcgcacgctgtttaatagagatgtaccaactagcccgtcagaaagttctaccaCCCATCCTATAGACAGCTAGGTACTGGAAAAAAATGTCCAATGTAAGTGTCGAGTGAACATTTAAAGGTCATTGCTCTGAATTTATTTAGCAAGTGTATCGCATTCCTTGAATACGTTTTTCGTGCTTAATTTGGTCTTTCGTAAGTTTTTTACGACGGTTTTCTTTATTAAAATCGAATACCCTTCTCTGCAATACGGCTTGTATACGAGCGGTACTTTTCGCACCCAGCCTACTAGAGAGAAATGCGTCCTCTATGCGTCTCCATTCAGCGTCGCTTCTGTCGACAGAAACCTGGTGTTGCCAGCTCCCCTCGCTAAGCTTCATCTGCTGCCTGCAAAGaacgccaaacgcaaggtattcATCCAACAATGCTCTTGCAACTTCCCCCTTCTGAGCAGCGCAACGTTCTACAAGGGAGCTATTTCCGCTCGCTTCAGCAGCGTTGTCGATATTAGCATTACACTTTGCAGCAGTTGTATCAAAGTGAGCCCTGCATTTCAAGCAAAGCATCGCAATTATTTGCTTTATTCTTGTGCTTTCCATGCTTTCCAGACATATTTGAACTCCTTAAAGACACTTTTTGTAACAACTTTAACATTTTGATCGAAGTGGGTCACTTTCGTAACAGGATGTAAGATGCTCTGTAGGCTACTCTAAGTTCCGGATCACTTTCACCAGGCTTCCCAAGTCCCGATCGGATCCTGAAACGAGAAGTACACCAAGCGATACACATTACATGACGCATAACATACCAAAGCGGGTGAATTCGCATAACTCGTTTACAATCTTGGCACTGGCACGTTATCGTGACCTGAATGACACCCCGCTGAGTCAACAAGGGTCTGCTTTCCATTTGAATAGTGTGTGACGGTGGtgcccatttcttcatctcaTGCGCGCTCCAAGCCCATAGACCGTCAATTCTGGAAGCCAGCGGTGTACCGCCGGGAGCACTTGCACTTTCCGCGACGAGTACTACCGCAAGATCTTGTCTTGGCCGCGCTGAGTGTCCGATGAAATTCAGTTATTGCCAGACATCTTGCGGCGACAAGCTGTAGCCCATGTCATGATGCTCCACCACCATCTGAGAGAAGGCAACTAGCCATTTTTTTCAGCATCTTCCCTGAAAGCCGACAATGCTTTGCACTAAATATTGGGTTAGGAGAGAGAAGTCTGCGTGCCTTTAGAATTACCTAGAAGAGCTGACATGAGCAGATGACACTTCAGCTGACGTGAAAACGCAAGCCCGAGACTGAAACATTCGACAGATGTGGATAATCTTGAAGGCACTGAATTACCTGTTTTGTGGTAGCAAGTACGTAAGTTTTTGACACTTCATTCaatgcatggaggaaggaaaactaagGAGAGGCCCTCGGTATCAGAGCTGCACGCCAGAAAGAGTGCCGGAAGTCACGtcctttcgcaaggactactgggagtatttggctgctgccgcagccaatggtaacgctgggcgcagcggcgtcgtctgctgcattgtctgctgcgcattcgcaagcgcgctgagacggcggccaagtagggggACGCAGGGGGGAGCCGGCTTTAGAAATGTGACGTAACCgtctctcctgagttctttccttcctccatgcttcgATGTTAATTTTTCACCTGACCGCGATGACTCGCAGATAGTCGACTGTAGTTGGTTATGAGGATTTCGGTAAGGCGCCGTAAATGTCTCACTCTCGGTAGGCAGCACCTCAGCCAGCTTACCGGGAAaattcgcacccccccccccccccctctcctcgaACCAAAAAACTAGAAATGGTGGTCACTCTCTCTCCACCTTCTGGAATCATCTGAGTCACCATCTGGACTCAACAAACGAAACGGCCGCGGTTCCCGGTCGTTGCTTAGAAAAgctgccaattttttctctcCATTTATTCTCATTTTTCACCCTGGTCACCGACAGGCCCTGCTCCATGACAACTACGTCGGTAACGCAGCAGCCAACACCTAACCTAAACAGCATCGTGCTGCTTAGGAAGACCCCTGGAAACGCCGCGAACTTCGACGCGCACTCACCTGGTCTCGAGTCTCTCCACCGCTTCTCTGGCGCGCTGCGGTTCCTTCTCCGCCATTCGTATTGCGAAGCTCCATGTCTTCACTAACGCCACAACGGCTGACAGCGTTGTCTTTTCTATCACGTCGAAATTTTTCCTGGACAGAGCAAAGAAAGAATACGCCGTGGCAAGCCCCATAAGTTACTGGGTCTGTTTCTTTCCCGCCCTGAAGAGGCGATGAAAAGCACCGTATGCTCCGTCGCTAAATAATACCGAGCGATAAGGTGCTTTTACATTTGGTCTCCATATGAACCCCAAGTCGGAAGACTATACCGGGCAGTACAACCAGGAACTCAGCTACGCCCTTGATATCAAAAAGCGGCGTTCAACTAAAGGTAGTTTAGAGCCTAATTTGATAGAAAACAATAATAAGAGCATAACAATGCTAATAACAACGCGATGCGTTCAGCGTCTTCTACTGTTCCACGCCATTTTCGGACATAACATTTTTCATGGGAAGACACGTACCGTCTtggccaaaagtaaccgggcagcgGTGGTTTGTTCCTTAGCTGCATAGAGAAGCACTTGTGACAGCCTATAAGCTCTTAGTCTGTGTAAAGTAAGGTTAACGCTCGTCCTCACGTTTTGACACCTTTCGGTCTTTATGGGTGCCGTAAAGGCTCCATTGCACGGTTGAGAAGCAAAGACATTTTGctcagttacttttggcaaagaaggTACCTCCACTGCTTCAGTAAACTGAACTGTGAAAGCTCTACAGCCACGTGTCTACCGGCGCATAGAAGCGAGCTACAAATCCCAACGCTCATGCATCTCTGCGAGTGTTAAGCTTCAAATACTCGATAGCTCCTTGACCTACAAAAATTGCCTTTTCGTTCCTTGGTCAATTCCGTTTATCGGAATTGAGCCAGACGAATGTGTGCCGTATACGCGACTTACGTCTGAGCGTCCTTGAAAGGCCACTTGGAGAAATCTGTGCGGTCGTACCCGTAAGTCCAGAAGTCATGCTGAGAGGTAAGGTAGCCTTCAAACTCCTTGTACCGAAACTGCCggggtacgaaaaaaaaaagtgaaacgttGTCAAAACTCTGAGATATGCTATCTCTGAAAGCAAATATACccttaaaaatggtctatagacagtctacagacttcttacaggctctattgctttcctatggacatttatttttgtctattcatagtctacataCTGTGTACAGACACAAGACTACTAAaagcgtatggccataaatctatagattgtccacagagtgcctataggatttgtaatgcctatagactgttttctaaggtttgtctatagaaagcctaCAGACTTTACAGACaagtctattgacagtctatagactgtctaaaaattttgtaagggcaACTTGGGTGTTAATTCTCTCCTACGCTACAGCATTCGACATGGTTAGAATTTCTCAGACATATGCAACAGTTCGTGACAATGCGCTTGTGACTTGTCCCTGCGCGGCGATGAATGACAGTAAGTGCAGGTACAGTCAGTTTGAACGGTGACGTCCAAGTAACATGCATGCAAACATGCGTGAGGAGCATTTTAAACGTAAGCCTCATGTGGACGAATGACTGTTTTTCAAGTTGCAcgaagcaccaaaaaaaaaaaaaaaatcggtcctTTCACACAAACTTAGTGTTCCCTTTTACAGTACTTGTAGCTGTACATTATACCTTGCTGCCCAGAACTATACTTCTGTCAacccacccacacacgcacataTTACCAATTTATCtgtcacgtgaaaaactaattcaCGATGATCGGCGTGTGGACACTTCATAGACACATACGAGAATATGAGAGGCGCCGTATGTGAAGGGCTGCAcattattttcgaccacctgaagttttttaacatgcaccgacagtGCACAGCAGCCCTGAGGCTAGagtacaccaccattcacttccaaacagtGATCACGAAACCCTCTTCAGTGCTTACGCCACGAATTTGGATCCagtatagagagagagaaaaaaaaaactccatctttaaaaccaattttctgaCCAATAAACGAGGCTCCTTTGCCGCTCCAGAAGTACCAGGATGcccagaaagagccacagaatCCATTTTTTGCTATGAGTAAAAACTGAACGGAGTGTAGAAGCACCTAACAGAGAGAAGACAAGTTCAGTGACCCTAGCGGTCTCTATATGGCGCTGTCATGAGTATCGGGGTAGAGTGCAGGGCACCTCTTGTAGGCAGTCCTCCAGGCCCGGCTCGGCGACGGCTCGTAGCCGGTAGAGCGACGGGCAGAACACTCCGCCGTCCGCCAGCACCCGGCGCACCTCGGCGAAGAAGGATTCCCAGCGGAACCAGTGCAGCGCGTTCACCGTCACCACCAGCGCCACGGAGCCGGCATCGAAGGGCAGCGACTCGGCCTTGGCCACCCTGCGCTCGACGCGACGTGCGCGCCACCCGGTAACCGTCAAATAAGGTGACCGATGCCGTTACTCGTGCCGTTCGTAAAACCGCCGCTTGCACGGTGCGCTGAGCGACAGCGAAATATAGGACGCCTCGAAGGCCACCGCAAGCGGACATCAGGACCATGCTACGGCATCGCCATGCGGACATGAGAGATTCAGCATACCAGATACGTACTAGCGgcgacgtataacaggcttacgTACGGGAGCTGCGCAAGGGCGTGGCCGGGTACGACCACTCCGCGTGCGCATCTCCCTTGCGTAAAACCGGTGTACGTCTAATCTAGTACTGTACGTCTCCGGTATGTTACATCTCTCTACTGAGGTGGTCACACTACGGCGATGACGGCCGCGTTTAGAGAGGCATTTCGTCTCGGtcgacagcagcagttgcagccaAGTTGAAAGCGCTCTGGTTAAGGAAAACTATTTCCTCTTAGTCCACTCATTTGAGCTGACTATAAATGACTTCGCGTAAGTTGTCCAACTGTGAGTACCGGCCgttgcatgcacagtgcagtgGGCGGTACAGTGACAGAATAACATTGGGACTAAGACTAACCGGTCTGTACGCATGCGCGGTGACGCGGTCTTTTCTGACGTACTATGATACTCCTATTCAAAGAACCGCAGCGCGAAACTAACTGGCGCAGACGAGCTTGCAATAAGGTTCAAGTCTGCTTTATTTTAAATTCACATTCCACCTACACGTAATCATACAGCCACAAGGCATGCAAACTAGTTTCACTGATAGTAAACTCGGCAGCTGCAAATATATATACCGGCTGTTtgagcgaacactttcaaaaattttcaaaaacaggtttttggggtaaaaatatagcTTTCGCggtatagtattaccagtgttggcggacaccagaaaactggcGAAGCACCTTAAATAGTAAGCTCGtttactaatttttaataattaactttttaactagtagagttagacGCCTAGTTACAATTAGAGaattgtagccggtcgttagtaatagccatatccgTTTTTAGATTTTctaaaatgcgattaccctcgttcctgtggctcgacaaaatatggctgcatcatgcgaaaatacatgcgctttcgaaagcatgcaggcgaagcaacccctccagtgcacggaactagtcgaaaaagctaaattttgtcgagccacagcgccaagggtaatcgcatttttgaaattctaaaagctgacatggctattactaacgaacGGACAcatatctctaattgcaactaggcggcTAACTCTGCTAGTTATAAAGCTatataattattaaaaattagttaaccagcttactacataAGAcggttcaccggttttctggtgtccgccaacactggtaaggAGCGTTCACATAAGGACGGCGCTGCCGCCCAATTTAATTCCAGGGTATTCCGTATGCGGTTCTCCTGTGCACGCGTTTTTCtcccgcttcctttcttctgtggtGCATTTATTCAAGTTTAAGGCCCGCACCCACGACCGCCGCCTGTCTTGAGCATTGcagctctgccaactgagctatagtcggatgcaactaagtctgcagtgaagctccgcccacatttaagaccgatgcacagaattcctccacgacaaaaaagtagtctcTTGTCACAACGTTTCTTGATGCCTAAACAAGTATTTAACCACCAGACAAAATCATAAGCTCTATAATTTTGATGCATATGGCTTGTTTAACACAACCAAAGGTTAAAAAAAACTGTATTCTATATACTGTGGTGATTTGTCAGCGAAGTAACACAGGACGCCAAGGACCATGGCCCATCGTTATGAACTCCTATTTCTTAAGTCGTATCCTATTACAAGTGCCGGAATAGTGTCTAACTTGCTTGATAAACGACTGCACTAGACAGGCGGCGGTGGCAGGTTCCAGCTTTTAGCCCagattactctttttttttcttcaactgcgaagtatAAAGTAGAGAAAACCTAAAGGAGCCCGCAAACACCACTTAATGTAACACAGCCACTAAGCCACCAGCGCTGGTAATCAAGTATTGCCTTTCGCACTGTCCTGGAGTGCACAGCTGCTCACTCGAAGCTCACGTTCTCGGCGGTGCGGGAGGCCCGGGCTATGGAGATCTGCGTCTCGCTGATGTCGGTGCCCACGACCTTCGCGAAGTGCGGACAAAACAGCTCCGTGCTCTGTCCAGGTCCGCACCCGACGTCGACACACACGCCATCCTTGCACGAAACCTgcccgcagtaaaaaaaaaaagaaaacgccaaACTGCTGTGAAAAGGAGGACAAGTCTTCTAGACTACGCCTTCACTTGCGCTTTGTGTCATTGTCTAACTTTCGGACACATTTGACTCATCACACTCGAAATGGTCCAGTCGACACTATGTACATTTAACTAAATATCTCCATATTAGTAAAGAAGTACGCGTGCACTTTCTACCGAAGATAAAACAAGGTATCCGCCCTATAGCGATCTTAGACACATAAATTATTATTGCGGACGCTGTGAATAGGTAACAGACTAGATAGAGGCCTTGCGCTCGAAGAATTGCGAGTGAACCGCGCACCTGAAATGACACTAACACTAGAACAGTCATGGGCAACAGCTAACGGGAAGTGAGCTTGCGGGGGAAGAAACTTATTTCTGCTTGTTGAGGCAAAGAAGGTCAGCGGAAAGCATAGAAATATGTGAGGATATGCGTGTTTTATCGCATGGAACGAATTCCAGCTGAATGCCTACCGAGTCATCCCAGAAATATTATTTTTTCGGCGAATCTATATTCATTAAACTTCTGTTCATTACTGTACACCTTGTTTGCATATATAGTTGGAGAGCAGCCCTGTGACCTGGCGGCAAACATCCACCGAAACTCATGCCGCTCTGTGTTTCAGGAAATGTTGCCGCTAGTTATTTTTCTTGCTCGGATAATAGGAGTCGGAAGGAAAAGGCCGTATAACTATTGCGGAGAGTACGCACACCAAGCGAATCAGTTACGGCGAATGTTCATCAGTTCGCCAATTAAGTAACGGCGAATTACAACGTAGCGAATGTTATTGAGTTAGCCCATGCTGTACAGCGTGAATAGCAATAAAACTAAATAaattacagtcgaacctcgttataactatacggcttataacgaaataatggatataacgaaggaatggcgattcccctggaagctcggtcaacaggGTCAATAAAGAAGCAATGGCTATAACGAAGTTCaaattcgttataacgaggttcaactgtatttcgAGATCTAATGCCGCTCCCTGTGCTCGTGTGCAGGCACCTTGAAGTTTTGTATCGAGCACGACTTTTAAAATTCAGAACGGCATTCAGCACAAACACGCAGTCTTCTAAAAACAGAGAAATTAGACGTGGCTTTCACGACGTAGTATACCTTATAGTTTAACTGTACCTTGGACGTGTGGATTCTCCAAACTGTGCCGCGCCTGTGACATCCCTGAAAATATATGGACCCCGTCCGTAATATAGGTTTGCCCCACGTAGGAGCGAGAAATATACGAGCGCTGACCGCTTCATAGGCGCGATCTGACAGCAAGCCTGTAGCTCATAAACTTGTCCGGCCGCTTTGAAGGCTCTCCAGGCGTTTCGGGCGTTCCTCCAATCTTCCTAAGCAGCGCGGACTGCGACTAGCGACTGTAGTTTAAGTTGCATTGAAGATGCGTTTCTATGCGTTTTTGTCCTGACTACATTCGCGGCCACCGTAAAACTaaatctctcccccccccccctcttccatcATTGTGAGCCGCTGGCCAGAGATTTATAGCCAGTACCGAGCTTTCTGCCTTTCTATGTGGATCAACTTCTGTTTCTTGTGCCCCGTGTGTAGCACCACGCACATTATCTTTCGCAGGTCAAACGTGTCCGCACGTCATTGGACAGAGGAAACCAGAGGCCGCGTGCCCATACCGTTTCGTTGGCGTACTCAACGATATCGGCCACCATGGAGGGAGGGATGGTGGGCCTTGACATCTTGTACTGGGCCGATAGGTCACCTCCCACGAAGCAGCGTCTGTAAGATTCCTCGAGGCTGCCCGCAGGCCGTCCGCCACCACCGTGAGGCGTCGTAGCGGCACCCGACATCCCTGCGGCCGCGTCGACAAACACCGGTCGCACTGttttttttatagttttttttaGGGAAATGCGAGGATTGATTTGGACTCGACTGGTTTTCTCCAGtcggttaattggagggatacggcagaggcctttgtcttccAAGagaaggctgacgatgatgactgTCTATGACAAACTATTGATGGCAAACTATTGAAGGCATGCCTCATAAAAACCATTTTTGTATTTCTGTCAATGCCATATTACTTTCCCATTGATTAATGGAAATTCAATGAACACAAAAAGCTACTGAAGGTATTCAATACCTTACTGAATACTGAAGGtaaatacagggtgtttcacctaagactttacacaattttcaaaaataggctttttgagctagaagagcgctttttttctgcGTAgcgtgtagtacatcagaaaacagctaagacatgcaaactagcaggctgcttaactaatatcGGATAAtcaacttttcaactattactgttagtctccttatttactgAGGGGCGTGTAGCCCACAGTAATTAATAGCGATACcggttttcagaatttcgaaaacgcagttgccctcggcgctgtggcccaacaatttttggctatttcgatgagttacgtgcACGGGAGGTTGATTTGCCTGCAAGCTCCTCGAAAGCGCATTCAGACAGACAAAAACGGTGCAGCAgcagtgttttaaaaaaaaattacaggcaaATTAAGGCCATCAAAGGACAGCTTTGGCAAAATAGGCGCCTAGAAATTATCGCTTTTCTTGCGAAACTCAGGGAACGCAAAGTGCTCGTTCTCTTTCAGCGCGTCACGTGTTCTGCGTGAATATCTTCCATATGCTAGCTGCGTGTTTAGTAAAATACGGAGGGGACAgaagcttaagctccgccttaacggtatgacgctgTACAGTTAATGgcttaattcccatatatgcggaattggtcattctcaactttacgctcgccccgccgcggtggctcagtggttagggcgctcgactactgatccggagttcccgggttcgaacccgaccgcggcggctgcgtttttatggaggaaaaacgctaaggcgcccgtgtgctgtgcgatgtcagtgcacgttaaagatccccaggtggtcgaaattattccggagccctccactacggacctattcgttcctatcttctttcactccctcctttaccccttcccttacggcgcggttcaggtgtccaacgatatatgagacagatactgcgccatttccattccaccaaaaaccaattattattattattattattattattattattatttacgctcatatgtccctgggagtcctcatacccctcctggcgcagtggtgcagcggtgaagcgatgcgccactgttctgcgatggcaggtgctagcACCTTGTG
Protein-coding sequences here:
- the LOC144120697 gene encoding putative methyltransferase DDB_G0268948 isoform X2 → MSGAATTPHGGGGRPAGSLEESYRRCFVGGDLSAQYKMSRPTIPPSMVADIVEYANETVSCKDGVCVDVGCGPGQSTELFCPHFAKVVGTDISETQISIARASRTAENVSFEVAKAESLPFDAGSVALVVTVNALHWFRWESFFAEVRRVLADGGVFCPSLYRLRAVAEPGLEDCLQEFRYKEFEGYLTSQHDFWTYGYDRTDFSKWPFKDAQTKNFDVIEKTTLSAVVALVKTWSFAIRMAEKEPQRAREAVERLETRIRSGLGKPGESDPELRVAYRASYILLRK
- the LOC144120697 gene encoding putative methyltransferase DDB_G0268948 isoform X1; amino-acid sequence: MVSVVCRSACLASCYLRFACVRNSRRSFVLANSLRSSNVADNVTSRDGMSGAATTPHGGGGRPAGSLEESYRRCFVGGDLSAQYKMSRPTIPPSMVADIVEYANETVSCKDGVCVDVGCGPGQSTELFCPHFAKVVGTDISETQISIARASRTAENVSFEVAKAESLPFDAGSVALVVTVNALHWFRWESFFAEVRRVLADGGVFCPSLYRLRAVAEPGLEDCLQEFRYKEFEGYLTSQHDFWTYGYDRTDFSKWPFKDAQTKNFDVIEKTTLSAVVALVKTWSFAIRMAEKEPQRAREAVERLETRIRSGLGKPGESDPELRVAYRASYILLRK